Part of the Streptomyces sp. WMMC500 genome is shown below.
GTTCGGCGTCGTCAGGGCCCCCGGGGTGGGCGACGCCAGGTCCGGCACCGCCGCGTCGTCTCCCGCCGCCCACACGTCCGGCACCGGCTCGTCGTCCGTGCCCGCGCGGAGGTCCGGGCGTACCAGGATCAGGCCGCGTTCGTCCACGGGCAGGTCCGTGTGACGGCGCACGACCGGGTTCGAGGCGTTGCCGGCCGTCCACACGATCAGCGCCGAGTCGAACTCCTCGCCGTTGGTCAGGACGACGTGGCCGTCCACCGCGGATGCGAGCTGGGTGTCGAGGTGGACGCGGGCACCGCGGCGTTCGAGTGAGCGCACCACCCATCTGCCGGGCTCGTCGCTCACCTCGGGGAGGATGCGACCGGTGGCTTCGACGAGGTGGAAGGAGAGGTCGTCGGGGCTCAGCTCGCGATACGGCTTCAGCATCGCGGTGGCCAGCGACAGCAGCTCGCCGAAGCCTTCGACACCGGAGAAGCCGCCGCCCACGAACGTCACGGTCAGCAGCCGGCGGCGTTCCGGTCCCGGCGGCAGCGAGGCGGCCTCGTCGAACGCCGTCATGAGCCGGTCGCGGATGGCCACCGCCTCCTCCACGTGCTTGAGGCCGATCGCCTGCTGCGCCAGCCCCGGCACGGGGAAGGTACGGGTCACGGCGCCCGCCGTGACCACGAGCACGTCGTAGGCGAGGTCGTACTCGGCGCCGTGCGCGGGCCTGACCCTGATCTTCCGGTCGGCGCTGACGACCTCCGTGACCGTCCCGGCGATCAGCCTGGTGCGGTGCAGGTGCCGCCGCAGCGACACGGCGGCGTGCCGCGCCTCGATCGATCCGGCCGTCACCTCGGGCAGGAACGGCTGATAGGTCATGTACGGGCGCG
Proteins encoded:
- a CDS encoding NAD(P)/FAD-dependent oxidoreductase, with the protein product MREIVIVGGGYAGFYTAWGLEKKLRKGEARVTVVDPRPYMTYQPFLPEVTAGSIEARHAAVSLRRHLHRTRLIAGTVTEVVSADRKIRVRPAHGAEYDLAYDVLVVTAGAVTRTFPVPGLAQQAIGLKHVEEAVAIRDRLMTAFDEAASLPPGPERRRLLTVTFVGGGFSGVEGFGELLSLATAMLKPYRELSPDDLSFHLVEATGRILPEVSDEPGRWVVRSLERRGARVHLDTQLASAVDGHVVLTNGEEFDSALIVWTAGNASNPVVRRHTDLPVDERGLILVRPDLRAGTDDEPVPDVWAAGDDAAVPDLASPTPGALTTPNAQHAVRQGKRLAKNIAAVLHGKTPRDYRHSSLGVVATLGLWRGIFQYRRIVIKGPPAWLMHRGYHVLAVPTWERKVRVLAVWLTAALFGRDLVSLASVQRPREAFVEESRAQRSPGNRTSP